The following are encoded in a window of Psilocybe cubensis strain MGC-MH-2018 chromosome 4, whole genome shotgun sequence genomic DNA:
- a CDS encoding putative GTP cyclohydrolase-2, translated as MPLPHHSSSRSDAALLDILTGPAPQAAKSAFARRDAALDPLLIAAAAASGPHVTRNHYHHDFFPGVMLPQAEGAWDWTKYTGEDSSAKGARKHLAYVSRQAPRRQRLGLAEEGKENDHPREIEPLKSADNLPPASKKRRPSLASSTTPINTDVKARPKAQSHSDFIPHSNSIPQSLPPVEVKCMARTRIPTPHGPAFLHLYHNNRDSKEHLAVVIDPAQLSDSSGLSSAATPIRSRSLDAVWSENETEMDRIIRGAYVGRLSSTSKHASDPTLQTTSSSALKDAVPPPIIRIHSECFTGETIGSMRCDCGEQLDEAIRQISLPIVLPPTPQHPSEITIPGRGAIIYLRQEGRGIGLLSKIRAYNLQDMGHDTVTANLMLGHKADERGYEIAAAILRDLNLGTGSPNSVSEGVRVLTNNPDKVEALQKEGIQVAERVPMIPRSWQHRKAVADASHMSEDTDTRLADGRRGPTDDEKQAMADLGSKTVYGDDLDKYLRTKILRMGHMLPLWMEEPDVTTIY; from the coding sequence ATGCCTCTTCCACACCACTCTTCTTCTCGCAGCGACGCTGCTCTCTTGGATATTCTCACTGGCCCTGCACCCCAGGCCGCAAAGTCCGCGTTTGCTCGTCGGGATGCTGCTCTCGACCCCCTGTTaatcgctgctgctgctgcttccgGTCCTCATGTAACCAGAAATCACTACCACCACGATTTTTTCCCTGGCGTCATGCTTCCTCAGGCTGAGGGCGCTTGGGACTGGACCAAGTATACCGGGGAGGATTCTTCCGCAAAGGGTGCTCGCAAACATCTGGCGTATGTGAGTCGTCAGGCTCCTCGCAGGCAGCGTTTGGGGCTGGCGGAGGAGGGTAAAGAAAATGATCACCCACGTGAGATTGAACCGCTCAAGTCGGCAGACAATCTCCCACCCGCATCCAAGAAACGTCGTCCTTCCCTCGCCTCTTCCACCACTCCAATTAACACCGATGTCAAGGCTCGGCCAAAGGCGCAATCTCACTCTGATTTTATCCCTCATTCTAATTCAATCCCTCAGTCATTACCTCCCGTAGAAGTTAAATGTATGGCTCGCACTCGTATACCCACACCTCACGGGCCCGCTTTCTTGCATCTATACCACAACAATCGCGATAGCAAAGAGCATCTTGCAGTCGTCATAGACCCAGCCCAACTTTCTGATTCTTCCGGACTATCCTCTGCCGCCACTCCCATCCGCTCACGGTCATTGGATGCAGTTTGGAGTGAGAATGAGACGGAAATGGACCGCATCATTCGCGGCGCCTACGTTGGTCGTTTGTCCTCGACTTCGAAACACGCTTCTGATCCAACGCTACAAACAACGAGTTCAAGCGCTCTGAAAGACGCCGTACCACCTCCCATCATTCGAATACACTCTGAATGTTTCACTGGGGAGACCATAGGAAGCATGCGGTGTGATTGTGGCGAGCAACTTGATGAGGCAATTCGACAGATATCATTACCCATTGTCCTTCCGCCTACTCCACAACATCCAAGTGAAATTACTATTCCTGGGCGCGGGGCAATTATCTACCTTCGCCAAGAAGGTCGTGGAATTGGTCTTTTATCCAAAATTCGGGCCTACAATCTCCAAGACATGGGACACGACACCGTCACAGCTAATCTCATGCTCGGCCATAAAGCGGACGAACGAGGATACGAAATAGCAGCTGCCATCCTCCGCGATCTCAATTTGGGGACAGGCTCTCCGAACTCAGTATCAGAAGGAGTCAGAGTTTTGACGAACAACCCAGACAAAGTGGAGGCACTACAAAAGGAGGGAATACAAGTGGCGGAGAGAGTGCCTATGATCCCCCGTAGCTGGCAGCACCGAAAAGCAGTCGCGGACGCAAGCCACATGTCTGAAGACACAGACACACGTCTAGCTGATGGTCGCCGTGGTCCAACGGACGACGAAAAGCAGGCCATGGCCGACCTTGGCTCAAAAACTGTGTACGGGGACGATTTGGACAAGTATCTGAGAACCAAAATCCTCCGCATGGGGCATATGCTACCGCTATGGATGGAAGAACCTGACGTAACTACAATTTATTGA
- a CDS encoding putative glucan endo-1,3-beta-glucosidase btgC, with protein MSDTNYQSLEKTGAFERPEKRSKRSKIIIIASVVGFLVLVAAGIAVGVIVSNNNKEKSTGTTNSGTGTKSGTNANSADPSVFKKDSRLHRSLYGLAYTPEGSLPDYGCSSTLEQVILDVQLMSQLTPRIRLYGADCNQTALVLEAIRQTKVDLQVYLGNYVVDGDPGAYERQRDVLKQALMTYGSDNIAGLTVGNEFMLNYVTAHKIEDVNSPEADIGAQVLIDNIADTRAMLASLNLPKAIPVGNSDAGSYFSTKVLEKVEYGLSNVHAWFANTTIEEATPWVRNFFLETNIQPASLLPNRPTMFLAETGWPTGSKDAGNANNGFADASTANLQKFLDDFVCQANADGLPYFFFEYFDEEWKDAKYGGVEGYWGLFNKDRTLKDVKIPTCLSP; from the exons ATGTCTGACACCAATTATCAGTCGCTTGAGAAGACTGGTGCTTTTGAGCGGCCAGAGAAACGGTCAAAGCGCTCAAAAATCATT ATAATCGCCTCTGTAGTTGgtttcctcgtcctcgtcgctGCTGGAATTGCTGTTGGAGTCATCGTCTCAAATAACAACAAAGAGAAATCGACGGGAACCACCAACAGTGGCACCGGAACCAAGAGTGGCACCAACGCCAATTCTGCTGACCCCAGTGTGTTTAAGAAAGATTCAAGGCTTCACCGGTCATTGTACGGCTTGGCTTACACGCCGGAGGGATCATTGCCGGATTATGGCTGCAGCAGCACTTTGG AGCAAGTCATTCTCGATGTTCAA TTGATGTCTCAGCTCACCCCTCGCATTCGTCTTTATGGTGCTGATTGTAACCAAACTGCCCTTGTG CTGGAGGCCATTCGACAGACCAAAGTAGACCTACAAGTGTACCTAGGGAACTATGTTGTCGATGGTGACCCGGGCGCTTACGAACGGCAGCGCGATGTCCTCAAACAGGCCCTTATGACTTATGGGAGCGACAACATTGCAGGACTCACGGTCGGTAATGAGTTCATGTTGAA CTATGTGACTGCTCACAAAATCGAGGATGTCAATAGCCCCGAAGCGGATATCG GTGCACAGGTTCTTATTGACAATATCGCTGATACAAGAGCGATGCTCGCTTCACTGAATTTGCCCAAGGCCATTCCGGTTGGGAACTCAGATGCTGGAAGCTACTTCAGCACCAAGGTCCTGGAGAAAGTTGAATACGGG TTATCCAACGTCCACGCATGGTTTGCAAATACCACAATCGAGGAAGCCACACCTTGGGTCAGAAACTTTTTCCTAGAAACAAACATCCAACCCGCCTCTCTTTTACCCAATAGA CCAACAATGTTCCTTGCCGAGACTGGTTGGCCAACT GGATCGAAAGATGCCGGAAACGCAAACAATGGTTTTGCCGATGCATCTACTGCCAATCTCCAAAAGTTCCTCGACGATTTTGTCTGCCAGGCGAACGCTGATGGTCTCCCTTACTTTTTCTTTGAG TACTTCGATGAAGAGTGGAAA GACGCGAAATATGGAGGCGTTGAAGGCTACTGGGGATTGTTCAATAAAGA CCGAACCCTCAAAGACGTCAAAATTCCTACCTGTTTATCGCCGTGA
- a CDS encoding Vacuolar protein sorting-associated protein 17 — MYDPLGSSQAAFGGEDDSQNPPWPTTPHSPSSSIPNLRRASPVPPIPDKGPTPGLYGKEPQIYGKPEAGLISPRETPGSNGVKYEKTEPYLRVRINGIDRNRRDILFKLDAQTNLSNFNGTTYRNVSRSYLEFQQFYESIVHSNPQTIVPALPLAQTSAPTDEEDDRLVKIMLQRWLTRVCEDPILLHDEDLRSFIESDFGYQPTPRPRRKTSTGFGIIRRGVPDEDEELQRARFELTKLEGQFFETAKAVDRLAIARKALANAHSEMGNKLVNIATTEAHPPLGNALRKLGRTWHSVADLDHAQAISECVILGDSLGYQGMNARSAKETLQMRTGVLEEYQSAVKTTISKRRQIERLKASSNIRPDRVDEALEEIEEANRYEQTLAKRAEGISQNLHRALQTHNKYANDDITAALIEHARSSIMYERQLLRELEALRVDFSNADKKVIPSVNVAPKPSIVPPLEDYSDRLYSAPTAPLSNGFPHSTHIQPPHTAGVPTQNGFTPHRIPAHVPNPVLGNSQSPLPSPFPQTISGKQDPLSAASVRSFHPSQPPISPSTPISPPTSQFSNHSLPPQSPGAGPSSPAPYTPNVAPKPSLNEPPLGGKFVDGTKSMFVTKSSGPRPSPLSFSSSTSNIQGPATNAPFDPLRSDAHPAYSSPLTEPSRGSAQHSTDPLGSIIPQHMSSSVRVQPTRSRLDAREAASKLANMF; from the exons ATGTATGACCCTCTGGGCTCCTCGCAAGCTGCTTTTGGCGGAGAGGACGACTCTCAAAATCCTCCATGGCCAACAACACCTCATTCTCCCAGTTCATCCATCCCAAACCTCCGGCGTGCTTCTCCAGTTCCCCCGATTCCAGATAAAGGACCGACTCCAGGTCTTTATGGCAAGGAGCCACAGATATATGGAAAGCCAGAAGCCGGGCTTATCTCACCGAGAGAGACACCTGGTTCAAATGGAGTGAAATATGAGAAGACTGAACCATATTTACGCGTCCGTATCAATGGCATCGACAGAAACAGGAGAGACATTCTATTCAAATTGGATGCGCAG ACCAACCTCTCCAATTTCAATGGCACGACGTATCGTAATGTGTCGCGCTCCTATCTTGAATTCCAGCAGTTCTACGAATCCATCGTACACAGTAATCCACAAACCATTGTTCCGGCCTTACCCCTCGCTCAAACTTCTGCTCCTAccgacgaggaagatgacaGACTTGTGAAGATTATGCTACAGCGATGGCTCACCAGAGTTTGCGAAGATCCCATTCTTTTGCATGACGAAGATCTCCGCTCCTTCATTGAGAGCGATTTTGGGTATCAACCCACTCCTCGACCAAGGCGTAAAACCTCGACAGGGTTTGGCATTATCCGACGTGGTGTGCcagacgaggatgaggaattACAGCGTGCTCGATTCGAGTTGACGAAACTTGAAGGTCAGTTTTTTGAAACAGCTAAAGCAGTGGACAGGCTTGCTATTGCACGAAAAG CTCTTGCCAATGCTCATTCAGAAATGGGCAATAAACTTGTCAACATCGCAACCACAGAAGCACATCCACCACTAGGAAATGCCCTACGCAAGCTCGGCAGAACTTGGCACAGTGTCGCTGACCTTGATCATGCACAAGCGATCAGCGAATGTGTTATTCTGGGAGACTCCCTTGGATATCAAGGAATGAATGCGCGGTCTGCTAAAGAAACTCTTCAAATGCGCACAGGGGTTTTGGAAGAATATCAGAGCGCTGTGAAAACAACTATATCGAAACGACGTCAGATTGAGCGATTGAAAGCAAGCTCAAATATCCGCCCAGACCGGGTGGACGAGGCTTTGGAAGAAATAGAAGAG GCAAATCGTTATGAACAAACATTAGCCAAAAGAGCGGAGGGAATTTCACAGAACCTGCACCGTGCTTTGCAAACTCACAACAAATACGCCAATGACGATATCACTGCAGCTCTTATCGAACACGCTCGTTCTTCAATCATGTATGAACGTCAACTTTTGCGCGAGCTTGAGGCCCTCCGCGTTGATTTTAGCAACGCAGACAAAAAAGTTATTCCCTCTGTCAACGTTGCACCTAAACCTTCTATCGTTCCGCCCCTTGAAGACTACTCTGATCGACTCTATTCAGCTCCTACCGCTCCATTGTCAAATGGATTCCCACACTCTACCCATATACAGCCTCCTCACACTGCGGGAGTCCCTACCCAGAATGGCTTTACTCCGCACCGTATCCCTGCTCATGTCCCTAACCCTGTATTAGGCAACTCTCAAAGTCCTCTACCGTCTCCCTTCCCTCAAACCATTTCCGGAAAACAAGACCCTTTGTCTGCAGCTTCTGTCCGCTCATTTCACCCTTCTCAACCTCCAATATCCCCTTCTACCCCGATATCCCCTCCCACCTCTCAATTTTCTAACCATTCTTTACCACCGCAATCCCCAGGTGCCGGCCCTTCATCTCCAGCTCCTTATACTCCAAATGTTGCCCCCAAGCCATCTCTGAACGAGCCTCCTCTTGGCGGAAAATTCGTGGATGGAACTAAATCTATGTTTGTAACCAAGTCATCGGGCCCACGGCCTTCTCCGttgtctttctcttcttctacgTCCAACATCCAAGGGCCCGCAACTAATGCACCCTTTGATCCTCTACGCAGCGATGCACATCCTGCATACTCCTCTCCTTTAACCGAACCTTCCCGAGGATCTGCTCAACACTCTACAGACCCTCTTGGCTCCATTATACCTCAGCACATGTCTAGCTCGGTTCGCGTTCAACCTACGCGATCAAGGTTGGATGCCCGCGAGGCCGCCAGCAAACTTGCAAATATGTTTTAA
- a CDS encoding Zinc phosphodiesterase ELAC protein 1 has product MVDSDQGPSSSSRAEKTFQIQTHSDDPTQCDSSPTPSPQTPHEEHRVGQTAQSTQDSAEGRAELVSRARTFLTSPQVQHQDIAAKRAFLVEKGLSELEIAKLLSDIPTLMPTIPPKTYPQPRPSNLPVLLLGLARLFSWLAGGSAFLLLIYHRVLLPRITRTSLARHSLRSHHLSLLRQLTTSLSSLKESQSESLSVLPRPDPSNERKPFSTCTSVEDVLKIIEETTKGPDFSQIPHITLLRCAIQTLSKDKEGRRVNPTTDQLYRYLETQIPWLLTEEGFHYESQLWETLSTSTLFGKVSPSEASNAQQDAIEQTSAQTHWDYITPSRADDPPLFKSLIKLSSELPRGTKTRKSPFQHTLQSLSDFTGYISTQIYLPYRPPSTVGIPTAGGQNSLEEDLRKEIRALKGLVLNRAPLSSLNITFLGTASAQPSSTRNHSALSLRLGGDVWLFDCGEATQHQLQKSSVKMGKIEKIFITHTHGDHIFGLIPLMCSLLNGAGGTAEGSEDPRLNVDTTTASLEIYGPLGTRAYIRNGLSYTHSNLGASYVVHELRFGSDPPTGDFTVLPPQAAECTFGRNIKQVSGSWVDIYKDKVVSVSAAPIHHSVPCVGYVITEAPVPGKIDPSKYIPAIKRTKTPMSVMRQLQQGDSVVLADGSVLQGPPRRAGRKVVILGDTYDPLPIASLAEDADLLIHEATNAHLPGIDANTKPTDTYETVEARTKSRGHSTPQMAGNFARHIRARRLILNHFSARYPGDASDTSKAIMKAIGDLAAAQYGQDVECATDLLSVEINIRDK; this is encoded by the exons ATGGTAGATTCAGACCAGGgtccttcatcttcttcaaggGCAGAAAAGACTTTTCAAATTCAGACCCATTCAGATGACCCAACGCAATGTGATTCGTCCCCTACCCCATCTCCGCAAACTCCACATGAAGAACATCGTGTAGGGCAAACAGCACAGTCAACTCAAGACTCTGCGGAGGGTAGAGCAGAGTTGGTTTCAAGAGCCCGAACATTTCTTACCTCTCCTCAGGTGCAGCATCAAGACATAGCTGCAAAACGCGCTTTTTTGGTGGAAAAGGGTCTAAGCGAACTAGAAATCGCAAAGCTATTGTCTGACATA CCAACACTTATGCCCACTATCCCTCCAAAGACATACCCACAACCTCGTCCGTCTAACCTACCTGTTCTTCTTCTAGGCCTTGCCCGCCTGTTTTCGTGGTTGGCAGGCGGATCAGCCTTTCTGCTTCTCATATATCAC CGAGTTCTATTACCTCGCATTACGCGCACTTCACTAGCCCGGCACTCATTGAGATCCCACCACCTATCATTATTACGACAGCTCACAACATCATTATCGTCGTTAAAAGAGTCACAATCTGAATCCTTGTCCGTCCTTCCACGTCCGGATCCTTCAAACGAACGTAAACCATTTTCCACATGCACATCTGTGGAGGATGTACTCAAAATCATCGAGGAAACTACCAAAGGGCCTGATTTCTCCCAAATACCTCACATTACTCTGTTACGCTGTGCAATTCAGACATTATCAAAGGACAAAGAGGGGAGACGTGTCAATCCCACAACAGATCAACTCTACCGATATCTTGAGACCCAAATTCCTTGGCTTCTTACAGAGGAAGGATTCCACTACGAA AGTCAATTATGGGAAACactctccacctccactctTTTCGGAAAAGTTTCTCCTTCTGAGGCGTCTAATGCTCAGCAAGATGCAATCGAGCAAACCAGTGCGCAGACACACTGGGACTACATTACACCCTCACGCGCGGACGACCCTCCTCTTTTCAAATCATTGATTAAATTATCGTCGGAGCTTCCACGGGGTACTAAAACGCGGAAGAGCCCTTTCCAACATACTTTGCAATCTCTTTCAGATTTTACTGGGTACATCAGTACTCAGATATATTTACCATATAGGCCCCCATCAACGgtagggataccaactgcTGGTGGACAGAATTCTCTCGAAGAAGATCTGAGAAAAGAGATCCGGGCATTGAAAGGATTGGTGCTGAACAG AGCTCCGTTGAGCTCACTTAACATCACCTTTCTCGGGACAGCATCTGCCCAGCCGTCATCTACAAGAAATCATTCTGCACTTAGTCTTCGACTGGGAGGCGATGTATGGTTATTCGATTGTGGGGAGGCTACACAACATCAATTGCAGAAGAGTAGTGTCAAGATGGGCAAAATAGAGAAGATTTTTATAACGCACACGCATG GGGACCACATCTTTGGCCTCATTCCTCTAATGTGCAGCTTGCTAAATGGCGCTGGTGGTACTGCAGAAGGTAGCGAGGATCCAAGACTAAACGTCGATACAACAACTGCT TCTCTTGAAATTTATGGTCCCCTAGGTACTCGTGCCTACATTCGCAATGGTCTCTCATATACCCACTCCAATCTTGGTGCTTCATATGTCGTCCATGAACTGCGATTTGGTTCCGATCCACCGACAGGCGACTTCACGGTACTACCTCCTCAGGCCGCAGAATGTACATTTGGGCGCAATATAAAGCAGGTAAGCGGTAGCTGGGTTGACATATACAAAGACAAAGTAGTGTCTGTTTCCGCTGCTCCAATTCACCACAGTGTACCCTGTGTTGGATATGTTATCACAGAAGCTCCCGTCCCAGGCAAAATCGACCCTTCAAAGTACATCCCAGCTATAAAACGCACAAAGACACCTATGTCAGTCATGCGCCAGTTACAACAAGGAGATTCTGTTGTTCTTGCGGATGGCAGTGTTCTTCAAGGACCACCTCGCAGAGCTGGACGTAAAGTTGTCATCCTAGGCGACACTTATGATCCTCTGCCAATAGCTTCTTTGGCGGAAGACGCAGATTTGCTCATACATGAAGCCACCAACGCACACCTCCCTGGCATTGACGCCAATACAAAGCCAACAGATACATACGAGACAGTAGAAGCGAGAACCAAATCCAGAGGACATTCAACTCCTCAGATGGCTGGAAATTTCGCCAGGCATATTCGAGCTCGGAGGTTAATTCTTAATCATTTCTCTGCACGTTATCCAGGGGATGCTTCCGACACCTCGAAAGCAATTATGAAAGCAATAGGAGATCTGGCAGCCGCGCAGTATGGTCAAGATGTAGAATGCGCAACTGATTTATTGAGCGTAGAAATAAATATCAGGGATAAATGA
- a CDS encoding Vacuolar protein sorting-associated protein 52 A — protein sequence MSAEHGAGEHPTTVIEASQIFTRRPVEQTQVSNIYRERAKEYIELHDQVQTSVSLLDNLESFLSTFQKDLAAVAGQISELQDRSKDIDSRLKTRKRIERPLSSLLSEITIPPSLASTILDTNVGEPWIDAIFDFERRMTTTKARSRVKAARDLGEVVEGLRIVAATKLRAFFQALFLPIRSSVTTNMQVIQTSVLLKYNSLFGFLQRQAPAVATELQRAYVGAARLYYETGFRRYARTLGVIKTRTIEKFEPLVNIHSEPNIDLTRLQHAKIDGPGVTLAYMADDKSYKESVESLLRSLLLVFMDNATAEYSFVSTFFSSQKTLPPTEEAPPATAASILSPDGGTFTELQSPSDSEFGTPRPMSSTTPGLGGFVSFVAKSKEEQAAIDTIWKQVMDPVMEYCTAFVKSTLDPTPPAIPLLTMIRLAEDVVAEIQKRHCPPAEVYVFGLTLQMWPVFQKGMTEHIDSLKKLADGSGSGYFTRTSTTTTDAKVENICGQYVVFFNSFVFLTDNESENMIFSNLLRLRQEIAKLIIRHTTQMSDTLSRAKEQAKYYGILLQGLSKGTHHTAHLKLQQEIAHWAYLEEETKRKIVSAGQSRQGR from the exons ATGTCCGCTGAACATGGAGCTGGTGAGCATCCGACTACAGTTATTGAAGCATCACAAATATTTACACGACGACCAGTAGAGCAGACTCAAGTCAGCAACATTT ATAGAGAGCGAGCCAAGGAGTACATAGAATTGCACGATCAAGTTCAG ACGAGTGTTTCCTTGCTTGATAACTTGGAGTCGTTTTTGTCCACTTTCCAGAAGGACCTTGCAGCAGTAGCTGGACAGATCTCTGAACTTCAGGATAggagtaaagatattgacAGCAGACTGAAAACAAGAAAG AGGATCGAACGGCCATTATCAAGTCTCCTGTCAGAGATCACCATACCGCCTTCACTGGCTTCAACTATCCTGGATACAAATGTCGGCGAACCATGGATAGATGCCATATTTGACTTCGAGAGGAGGATGACCACGACAAAGGCACGGTCCAGAGTCAAGGCTGCCCGCGATTTAGGTGAAGTTGTTGAAGGATTGCGAATTGTG GCTGCCACAAAACTGCGAGCCTTCTTTCAAGCACTGTTTCTCCCAATTCGAAGTAGTGTCACCACCAATATGCAAGTTATACAAACATCCGTACTCCTGAAATATAATTCTTTGTTTGGTTTCCTCCAACGTCAAGCACCCGCTGTTGCGACAGAACTCCAGCGAGCGTATGTTGGTGCTGCCCGTCTATACTACGAAACTGGTTTCCGGCGGTATGCCAGAACTTTGGGTGTCATCAAG ACCCGCACCATAGAAAAATTCGAACCACTGGTGAACATTCATTCAGAACCCAACATCGACCTCACGCGACTTCAGCATGCTAAAATCGATGGCCCTGGAGTCACACTCGCATACATGGCAGACGACAAATCTTAT AAAGAAAGCGTAGAATCCCTTCTACGATCACTGCTTCTAGTTTTCATGGACAATGCTACTGCAGAATATTCATTCGTTTCCACTTTCTTTTCCAGCCAAAAGACACTACCTCCCACTGAGGAAGCACCGCCAGCTACAGCTGCTTCGATTTTGTCGCCTGATGGAGGAACGTTTACTGAATTGCAGTCTCCTTCTGACTCCGAGTTCGGAACCCCACGCCCAATGTCTAGCACTACACCTGGACTTGGGGGTTTTGTATCCTTTGTTGCCAAATCAAAAGAAGAGCAAGCGGCAATTGATACAATATGGAAGCAGGTCATGGACCCAGTCATGGAATATTGCACT GCTTTCGTGAAATCAACACTCGATCCCACTCCTCCTGCAATTCCTCTCCTTACTATGATCCGCCTTGCAGAAGATGTTGTCGCCGAAATTCAAAAACGACATTGCCCCCCGGCTGAGGTATACGTGTTCGGTTTAACTCTTCAAATGTGGCCAGTCTTCCAGAAAGGAATGACGGAGCATATCGACAGCTTGAAGAAATTAGCCGATGGGTCTGGTTCTGGGTATTTCACTCGAACGTCAACGACGACCACCGATGCAAAGGTTGAAAAT ATTTGCGGGCAATACGTTGTTTTCTTTAATTCGTTCGTATTTTTGACAGACAACGAATCTGAGAACATGATATTTTCGAA CCTCCTTCGACTGCGACAGGAAATCGCTAAACTCATCATCCGGCACACCACTCAGATGAGTGATACCCTGTCGCGCGCTAAAGAGCAAGCCAAGTACTATGGGATTTTGCTTCAGGGGCTAAGT AAGGGCACACATCACACAGCTCACCTCAAGCTGCAACAAGAGATCGCCCATTGGGCTTATTTGGAGGAAgaaacgaaaagaaaaatcgTATCAGCTGGGCAGTCTAGACAAGGACGTTGA
- a CDS encoding multicatalytic endopeptidase has translation MDDMERMMHQASRAGGMGRGDQTVPDNGEVIHISSLALLKMLKHGRAGVPMEVMGLMLGEFVDEYTVQVIDVFAMPQSGTTVTVESVDHVFQTKMVDMLKQTGRPEAVVGWYHSHPGFGCWLSSVDINTQQSFESLDPRSVAVVIDPIQSVKGKVVIDAFRLINPHTVISGREPRQTTSNIGHINKPSIQALIHGLNRHYYSIAVNYRKTELEQSMLMNLHKRNWTEGLKLRDFNVHKEGNEAAIKSMLSLSEAYNKSVQEESTLTAEQLKTRHVGKQDPKRHLEEAVEKAMGDQVVQNLGTMLLAEL, from the exons ATGGATGATATGGAACGAATGATGCACCAAGCATCGAGAGCGGGTGGCATGGGTCGAGGAGACCAAACTGTCCCGGATAA TGGAGAGGTCATTCACATATCCTCTTTGGCCCTCCTGAAG ATGTTGAAGCATGGGCGGGCAGGTGTGCCAATGGAGGTCATGGGCCTAATGCTTGGGGAATTTGTGGACGAATATACTGTCCAAGTGATCGATGTCTTCGCTATGCCTCAGTCAGGGACTACGGTAACAGTTGAATCTGTGGATCACGTCTTTCAAACCAAGATGGTGGATATGTTGAAACAGACTGGGCG ACCTGAAGCAGTCGTCGGCTGGTACCATTCTCACCCTGGTTTTGGATGCTGGTTATCTAGCGTGGATATCAATACTCAGCAA TCGTTCGAATCCTTGGACCCAAGATCAGTCGCTGTTGTCATTGACCCCATTCAGTCGGTCAAAGGGAAAGTAGTCATTGATGCTTTCCGTCTCATCAATCCTCACACCGTCATTTCTGGGAGGGAACCACGGCAGACGACATCTAACATTGGCCACATCAATAAGCCGTCAATACAAGCCCTGATCCATGGCCTTAACAGACACTATTATTCCATTGCTGTGAACTATAGAAAGACAGAGCTTGAACAATCTATGTTGATGAACCTGCACAAGCGCAATTGGACAGAGGGTCTGAAACTTCGCGACTTCAATGTGCATAAAGAGGGTAATGAGGCGGCGATTAAG TCAATGCTGTCCCTTTCAGAAGCATACAACAAATCGGTCCAGGAAGAGTCGACTCTTACAGCCGAGCAACTGAAAACGCGGCACGTGGGAAAACAGGACCCAAAGCGACACTTGGAGGAAGCTGTTGAGAAAGCCATGGGTGACCAGGTCGTTCAAAATCTGGGTACGATGCTGTTGGCAGAACTTTAG
- a CDS encoding 37S ribosomal protein rsm18, mitochondrial — protein MFAASACVRHSFRRSFSSTASRKDDTMTPILTLLGNQSQKQPAKKQAQFAEPLHMFHSDQFIHPASLSYKACTSTRTHRSRVAVAPPSAVARKHDIFAQLNLDPRDFTTNHSILHEFVSEMGKIKSRRQTQLTVKSQRLLGKTIRRAKMMGIVSALSK, from the exons ATGTTCGCTGCCTCTGCCTGCGTACGCCACTCATTCCGTCGGTCGTTCTCCTCGACGGCGAGCAGGAAAGATGACACGATGACCCCCATTCTCACCCTGCTCGGCAACCAGTCCCAGAAACAGCCTGCCAAGAAGCAGGCGCAGTTTGCTGAGC CCCTCCATATGTTCCATTCTGACCAG TTCATCCACCCGGCGTCCTTGTCCTACAAGGCCTGCACATCTACCCGGACGCATCGCAGCAGAGTCGCAGTCGCCCCACCCTCCGCCGTCGCGCGCAAACACGACATCTTCGCCCAGCTCAATCTCGACCCTCGTGACTTTACCACAAACCACTCTATTCTGCACGAGTTCGTGTCAGAGATGGGAAAAATAAAGAGCCGCCGCCAGACGCAGCTCACCGTAAAGAGTCAGCGTCTTTTGGGAAAGACTATTCGGCGTGCAAAAATGATGGGCATTGTATCGGCACTCAGCAAATAG